From the genome of Vibrio porteresiae DSM 19223, one region includes:
- a CDS encoding AAA family ATPase yields MLKSFSVSNFRSLKKVIIPLNRLNVVTGPNGSGKSNLYKSLRLLSDVAKGNVVSSIAHDGGILSSFWAGPTSFTKAELAGKSDVQGKHEKALTRIDLGFSSDDFGFCISLGLPPPPVGGGRDLTMFTADPVVRRECIWVGDYYRPASCLVDRVGPAAKVRQGRSWQVHAQHLATFDSLLSELADPMAAPEVFAVKKQIDSWRFYDSFRTDRDSPIRQPQISTRTPVLSHDGHDLVAALRTIHEIGDREGMQSAISDAFPGASISFTKVYESRFSLEFNQHGLLRPLSLAELSDGTLRYLLLVAALLSPRPPSLLVLNEPETSLHPDLLPALGRLIIKAANETQVWVVSHAQELVWALEEYPECNAIRLDKELGETYICDQGMFDTPVWHWPS; encoded by the coding sequence ATGCTCAAATCATTTTCTGTCAGCAATTTCCGCTCACTTAAAAAAGTTATCATTCCATTGAATCGCCTTAATGTCGTGACTGGTCCTAATGGCAGTGGTAAGTCGAACCTCTATAAATCACTGCGACTGTTATCTGACGTAGCTAAAGGTAACGTTGTATCCTCGATAGCTCATGATGGCGGTATCCTATCTTCATTTTGGGCGGGCCCCACCAGTTTTACCAAAGCGGAATTAGCTGGTAAAAGTGACGTTCAAGGCAAGCATGAAAAGGCATTGACTCGTATTGACCTTGGATTTTCCAGTGATGATTTTGGCTTTTGTATTTCTTTGGGTCTTCCGCCACCCCCTGTTGGTGGAGGGCGCGATCTAACAATGTTTACTGCTGATCCTGTGGTTCGTCGAGAATGTATCTGGGTAGGAGATTACTATCGACCTGCTAGCTGTTTAGTGGATCGTGTTGGTCCTGCAGCGAAGGTTAGACAAGGGCGTAGTTGGCAGGTTCATGCTCAGCATTTAGCTACATTCGACAGTCTCTTATCTGAACTTGCGGATCCTATGGCAGCCCCAGAGGTGTTTGCTGTCAAGAAACAGATTGATAGCTGGCGTTTTTATGATTCCTTTCGCACGGATCGTGACTCTCCTATTCGCCAGCCTCAAATCAGTACTCGTACACCCGTTTTAAGCCACGATGGTCATGATCTGGTAGCCGCTTTACGTACGATCCATGAAATAGGGGATAGAGAAGGTATGCAGAGTGCGATTAGCGATGCATTTCCTGGTGCGAGCATATCGTTTACCAAAGTGTATGAGTCGCGTTTTTCCCTCGAATTCAACCAACATGGTCTACTACGCCCACTGTCGCTCGCTGAGCTATCTGACGGGACATTGCGCTATTTGTTACTTGTTGCCGCTTTGTTGTCTCCTCGTCCACCTTCTTTACTGGTGTTAAATGAACCAGAAACAAGCCTGCATCCTGATTTGCTTCCTGCCTTAGGGCGTCTCATTATTAAAGCTGCTAATGAAACCCAAGTTTGGGTGGTTTCACATGCACAAGAACTCGTTTGGGCTCTGGAAGAATACCCCGAATGCAATGCTATTCGTCTAGATAAAGAACTTGGGGAAACCTACATATGTGACCAAGGTATGTTTGATACTCCTGTGTGGCATTGGCCGAGTTGA